From Falco rusticolus isolate bFalRus1 unplaced genomic scaffold, bFalRus1.pri scaffold_46_arrow_ctg1, whole genome shotgun sequence, one genomic window encodes:
- the LOC119142099 gene encoding crossover junction endonuclease EME1-like has product MPPSSPQPAPQPEQGQPPTASPEEGMVAKVVVEETSEGEEQDNKSKEQDSESEEQDSEEDGGDGFEHEYGYVYYEDYLLEEDEGVFMENEEEEDEDEEEFIPLHDRLRMSVLASRMAAAEPPHASGRDAEALAGPSDGSHLLAPGSREPLGSPSEPSGQPGSPTASSGSLEEAPAAKKARLGAEGSGAARGDAWQWREQNARAQMPQAQQLGRSQERIAVVIDPVLLQKAGGVHVLKALQAEKYCCVEASQAIPCSISWRRKIQVDAGTEWVEEERVLTVLQLEDFMGMVYNYKQVAQGSAGQLTTLSGYVTYMMEAMPQKIIALAVVGVEEYFRIQSKKKPPQAAASVNQEEEQGSLRNPGITRKDVEEALVDLQVSKQVQIQMFESWEELGEFVTMFTKAVAEAPFRRAKEETDFPFYSGPGCCGGPKVDHVVNGLLQVWKRQLEQIRQVNFAMAEAIAAAFPSPQLLYQAYSRLTSETERENLLVNIPSCSGAGRTFQAVRPYLSRQIYQQTTSYNPSLYLNYNP; this is encoded by the exons ATGCCGCCCTCATCTCCACAACCGGCCCCCCAGCCggagcaggggcagcccccGACTGCCTCTCCCGAGGAGGGGATGGTGGCCAAAGTGGTTGTGGAGGAGACCAGTGAGGGCGAGGAGCAGGACAACAAGAGCAAGGAGCAGGACAGCGAGAGCGAGGAGCAGGACAGTGAGGAAGATGGGGGTGATGGGTTTGAGCATGAGTACGGCTACGTATATTATGAGGATTATCTGTTGGAGGAGGATGAGGGTGTGTTCATGGagaatgaggaggaggaggatgaggatgaggaggaatTCATCCCTCTACATGATAGGCTCAGGATGAGTGTGTTGGCTAGCAGGATGGCAGCTGCTGAGCCCCCCCACGCCAGCGGCAGGGACGCGGAGGCGCTAGCTGGCCCGAGTGATGGTAGTCACCTGCTGGCCCCCGGCAGCAGGGAGCCGCTG GGTTCTCCCTCCGAGCCCTCAGGCCAGCCTGGCAGCCCCACGGCCAGCAGCGGGTCCCTCGAAGAAGCCCCCGCCGCCAAGAAGGCAAGGCTTGGTGCGGAGGGCAGTGGGGCAGCCCGCGGTGATGCCTGGCAGTGGAGGGAGCAGAATGCCCGTGCTCAAATGCCACAAGCCCAGCAGCTAGGGAGGAGCCAGGAACGCATTGCCGTGGTGATAGATCCAG TTCTCTTACAGAAAGCAGGTGGAGTGCATGTCCTTAAGGCTCTGCAGGCTGAAAAGTATTGCTGTGTGGAGGCTAGTCAAGCTATTCCGTGCAGCATCAGCTGGAGGCGAAAAATTCAG GTGGATGCAGGAACTGAATGGGTAGAAGAAGAACGTGTCCTGACTGTGCTTCAGCTGGAGGATTTTATGGGCATGGTTTACAATTACAAACAA GTGGCCCAGGGCTCTGCGGGACAGCTTACGACCCTGTCGGGCTACGTGACTTACATGATGGAGGCGATGCCTCAGAAAATTATCGCACTGGCAGTAGTTGGAGTAGAAGAATATTTCAG AATTCAgtcaaaaaagaaaccaccacaGGCGGCAGCAAGTGTAAACCAAGAAGAGGAACAGGGAAGCCTGAGAAATCCGGGAATAACCAGAAAGGATGTGGAAGAA GCTTTAGTGGATCTGCAGGTGTCCAAACAAGTCCAAATCCAGATGTTTGAGAGCTGGGAGGAGCTTGGAGAATTTGTCACCATGTTCACAAAAGCTGTAGCTGAAGCACCATTCAG GCGAGCAAAAGAGGAGACGGACTTCCCTTTCTACTCGGGTCCGGGGTGCTGTGGAGGGCCGAAGGTGGATCATGTTGTAAATGGTCTCTTGCAAGTTTGGAAGAGGCAGTTAGAACAAATTAGGCAGGTCAACTTTGCGATGGCTGAGGCTATTgcagctgccttcccttctccacaGCTTCTGTACCAG GCCTACAGCAGATTAACCTCGGAGACGGAGCGGGAAAACCTGCTGGTGAACATCCCTTCGTGCAGTGGTGCTGGCAGGACCTTCCAGGCAGTTAGACCATACCTCTCCCGACAAATCTATCAGCAGACCACTTCCTACAACCCTTCTCTCTATTTGAATTACAATCCATAG